A single region of the Manihot esculenta cultivar AM560-2 chromosome 12, M.esculenta_v8, whole genome shotgun sequence genome encodes:
- the LOC122725250 gene encoding eukaryotic translation initiation factor 1A — MPKNKGKGGKNRKRGKNEADDEKRELIFKEDGQEYAQVLRMLGNGRCEAMCIDGSKRLCHIRGKMHKKVWIAAGDIILVGLRDYQDDKADVILKYMPDEARLLKAYGELPENTRLNEGIAGGLDEEDDGAGDDYIEFEDEDIDKI; from the coding sequence ATGCCGAAGAATAAGGGAAAGGGAGGTAAGAATAGGAAGAGAGGAAAGAACGAAGCAGATGATGAGAAACGTGAACTCATCTTCAAGGAAGATGGACAGGAGTATGCCCAAGTTCTTCGCATGCTTGGCAATGGCCGTTGTGAAGCCATGTGTATTGATGGCTCCAAGCGCCTATGTCACATTCGAGGGAAGATGCACAAGAAGGTCTGGATTGCGGCTGGTGATATAATTCTTGTTGGGCTGCGTGACTACCAGGATGACAAAGCTGATGTTATCTTGAAGTATATGCCAGATGAAGCTAGGCTTCTGAAGGCCTATGGTGAACTTCCTGAGAATACACGTCTCAATGAAGGTATTGCTGGAGGTCTTGATGAGGAGGATGATGGTGCCGGTGATGATTACATCGAGTTCGAAGATGAAGATATTGATAAGATCTAG